Proteins encoded in a region of the Triticum dicoccoides isolate Atlit2015 ecotype Zavitan chromosome 3A, WEW_v2.0, whole genome shotgun sequence genome:
- the LOC119273223 gene encoding E3 ubiquitin-protein ligase siah2-like — MLSALESHPSTTPPAPSFSKEKNMSHGGGERALAVVATATETESQQVLSFSMSTALLTCHTCRLPLKSPVFKCDADHLLCSSCRELHGEEPCGLTVVHFAFLDTLVASVMVRCDFEKYGSDAGGIVYHESAEHRRACPHAPCGCPARASDGGGCGFIGSKQKLLDHITGSDGHSRPTICIPYGQPRTLNLPVSCGWHVLVGEVDKAAAGVNRHRNPFLVSLGQHGPNISVSLLCVRADGGDPALQFACELSVERSGRGTTHMVMMKSALMSSSSLSGGAPADYEWLHVPKEYLSGNTVPLCLYIEKLSPAACAPPPLLAIPVPAPCPAADTNNPSTTFQKIRKRK, encoded by the exons ATGCTTTCAGCCCTAGAATCACATCCATCCACCACTCCCCCCGCGCCGTCATTCTCAAAGGAGAAAAACATGAGCCATGGCGGAGGAGAGCGAGCTCTTGCGGTGGTAGCCACCGCCACGGAGACGGAATCGCAGCAGGTCCTCAGCTTTAGCATGTCCACGGCGCTGCTGACCTGCCATACCTGCCGCCTCCCCCTCAAATCCCCCGTCTTCAAG TGTGACGCCGACCATCTGCTGTGCTCGTCCTGCCGCGAACTCCATGGAGAAGAACCCTGCGGCCTCACAGTTGTCCACTTCGCCTTTCTTGACACCTTGGTGGCCTCCGTCATGGTGCGGTGTGACTTCGAGAAGTACGGCAGCGACGCCGGCGGCATCGTGTACCACGAGTCAGCCGAACACAGGCGCGCGTGCCCGCACGCGCCTTGTGGATGCCCGGCCAGGGCTTCGGACGGCGGGGGTTGCGGCTTCATCGGCTCCAAGCAGAAGCTGCTCGACCACATCACTGGCTCCGATGGCCACTCGCGCCCCACCATCTGCATCCCCTACGGCCAGCCTCGGACCCTGAACCTGCCGGTCTCGTGCGGCTGGCACGTCCTGGTCGGCGAGGTCGACAAAGCTGCTGCGGGCGTTAACCGGCACCGCAACCCGTTCCTGGTGTCACTGGGCCAGCACGGCCCAAACatatccgtgtctctcctatgcgtTAGAGCGGATGGTGGTGACCCGGCGCTGCAGTTCGCGTGCGAGCTCTCTGTAGAGCGTTCTGGCCGCGGCACAACGCATATGGTCATGATGAAGTCGGCCCTGATGAGCAGCAGCTCCCTGTCTGGCGGCGCCCCTGC CGATTATGAGTGGTTGCATGTGCCGAAAGAGTATTTGTCGGGTAACACTGTGCCCCTCTGCCTCTACATCGAGAAGCTTTCTCCGGCGGCCTGCGCTCCTCCACCTCTTCTCGCCATTCCTGTACCTGCTCCTTGTCCGGCCGCGGACACCAACAATCCATCAACAACATTTCAGAAAATTAGGAAACGGAAATAA